In Sulfitobacter sp. LCG007, the sequence TGTCGCGCCCGGTTCCTTCCTTTGCTTCAAAATATCCCCGCCGGAGGCAGCGCGCCCTGGCGCGCTTCGAAGCGATCGCCTCTTCAGAAGAAGGATTGCGGGTCTATGTCCACCGCAAGACGCAGATCGCCCCTGACCCGAAGCGGCGCGATCCAGCGCGATATGGCATCCTGAAGCGGCACGTCCTTGCGTGCCTTGACGAGCAGACGCACTCGATGGCGCCCCCGGATGCGCGCGATCGGGGCCGGCGCGGGGCCGAAGACCTGCGCGCCCACGCTGCGCAGCGCCTCGTCATGGCGCGCCAGGCGGTTGCCCGCGTCAAAAGCAAGGGCCGCGTCCGGAGAGCTCAGCACGATCCCGGCAAGCCTGCCGTAGGGCGGCACACCCGCAGCCTCGCGCTCGCGCGCTTCCGCCGCCCAGAAAGCCTGCTCGTCTCCGCCCACGATGGCCCGCATCACCGGATGTTCCGGCTGGTAGGTCTGAAGCAGCGCCTGACCCGGCCTGTCCGCCCGTCCGGCCCGCCCCGCGACCTGCCGCATGAGCTGGAACGTCCGTTCCGCTGCGCGCAGGTCCGACCCCTGCAGACCCAGGTCCGCATCGATCACGCCCACGAGTGTCAGCAGCGGGAAGTTGTGGCCCTTCGCGACCAGCTGCGTGCCGATGACGATGTCGGCGCTTCCCGCCGCGATGCCTTCGATCTCGGCCTTCAGTGCGCGGGCCGATCCGTACATGTCCGAACTCAGCGTGGCGATGCGCGCCTGCGGGAACAGCGCCGCGGCTTCCTCGCCCAGCCTCTCCACCCCCGGCCCGATGGCCGCCAGCTTGCCCTCGGCCTGGCAGGAGGGGCACACGGCCGGAACCGGCTTCGTCTCGCCGCACTGGTGGCAGACCAGCCGCTTCTGAAAGCGATGCTCGACCATGCGCGCGTCGCAGTGGTCGCATCCGACCTGATGACCGCAGGCCCGGCAGAGCGTCACAGGGGCATAGCCGCGCCGGTTGATGAAGAGCATCGCCTGTTCGCCCGCCGCCAGCCGCTTTCCCACCTCCGCCTGCAGCACGGACGAGATCCATCGGTCCGACGGCAGATCCTCGCCGCGCATGTCGATACAGCCCATTTCCGGCAGGACCGCTGTCCCGAACCGCGACGTCAGATCGAGCCTCGCGTATTTGCCGTTCTGCGCATTCACCCAGCTTTCAAGCGAGGGTGTGGCCGAGGCCAGCACCACCTGCGCCCCGCAGATCGAGGCCCGCAGCACCGCCATGTCACGCGCGTTGTAAAGCACCCCTTCCTCCTGCTTGTAGGAGTTGTCGTGTTCCTCGTCGACGACGATCAGCCCGAGATCCCGGAACGGCAGGAACAGCGCAGAGCGCGCCCCGATCACCAGTTGCACATTTCCCTCGCCCACCATCTTCCAGATCCGCCGCCGCTCGGTCATCGTGGCGCCCGAATGCCATTCCGCGGGCCGCGCGCCGAAGCGCTCTTCGACCCGGGTGAGGAACTCGGCCGTCAACGCGATCTCGGGCAGCAACACCAGCGACTGACGGCCCTGCCCGAGGCAGGCCGCCACCGCCTCGAGGTAGACTTCGGTCTTGCCCGAACCGGTGACCCCGCGCAGCAGCGTGGTACCGTATCCGCCCGAACGGACGGCCTCTTGAAGCCGCGCCGCGGCCTCCTGCTGTTCATTGGTCAGAGCCTTGCCGCCGCCATCGGCCGACAGGCGCGGATACGGCAGGTCGCGGGGGCTTTCCTCCTCGAGCACCGCGCCCTGCGCCACGAGCCCCTTGATCACCGAACCCGACACGCCCGCCGCCTCGGCAAGCTCGTGCAGCGTGAAGGCAAGATCGCCGTAGTCGCTGAGCGCTTCCAGCACCTTGCGCCGGGCATCGGTCATCCGGTCGGGTTCGGCGGGTCCGCGCCGGTAGACGCGCCGCATCGCGGGGGCGCCGCCGAGGTCTGGGACCCGTGTGGCCAGCCGCAGCATCGCGGGCAGGGGCGTCAGCGTGTATTCGGCGGCGCGCAGAAGGAAGCTGCGCATCTCATCGCGCATCGGCGCAACGTCGAAGACCCGAAGGACCGAGCGGATCCTTGCCAGGTCGAAATCGCCCTGCCCCGGCCCCCAGACGACGCCCGGCACCTTGCGCGGCCCCAGCGGGACCTCGACGAAATCCCCGGTGCGACAGCCGTATTCGGGCGCCTTGTAGTCGAGCGGCCGGTCAAGGGGTTGCGTGGTCAGGACACTGACCAGAGCGCCCGGCTCGTGGAACTGAGGCACGCCCAAGACGACTTCTCCTGACTGCAGCGACGGAAATGAGGGTTTCAGCATCGCAGATCATGGGTTAAATCCAAGCGCAAGCGCGAACGGTCCGGCAGCCTGCGCTCCTGCCCAACGCATCAGAGGACATCCGACATGAAGTTTTTCGTCGACACCGCCGAGATCGATGCCATCCGCGAACTCAACGACCTCGGAATGGTTGACGGGGTGACAACGAACCCGTCGCTGATCATGAAATCCGGCCGCGACATCCGCGAAGTCACCAAGGAGATCTGCGACCTGGTGGACGGGCCGGTCAGCGCCGAGACCGTTGCGCTCGACTCGGACGGCATGATCAGCGAGGGCCGCAAGCTGGCCGAGATCGCGCCGAACATCACCGTCAAGGTGCCGCTCACCTGGGACGGCCTGAAGGCCTGCAAGGTGCTTTCGGGCGAGGGCAAGATGGTGAACGTGACGCTCTGCTTCTCGGCCAACCAGGCCCTGCTGGCCGCGAAGGCCGGGGCGACCTTCATCAGCCCCTTCATCGGACGTCTCGACGACATCCATATCGACGGAATGGAGCTGATCCAGGACATCCGCACGATCTACGATAATTACGGCTTCGAGACCCAGATCCTCGCCGCCTCCATCCGGTCGGTGAATCACGTGCAGGAAGCCGCCCTGATCGGCGCCGACGTCATGACCGCCCCGCCCGAGGTAATCCGCAAGCTCGCGGGTCATCCCCTTACGGACAAGGGCCTCGAACAGTTCCTCGCCGACTGGAAGAAGACCGGACAGACCATCGTCTGATCCTCACGCGGCCTCAGGGCCTACCGCCGTGACGCGCATCGGCAACACCGCGTCACGGTCGAGACAACGCTGCGGCAAAGAGGCAGATTTTGCCTCGCCGCCATGTTATTCCACATAAAAACCAAGAGAGCAGGATGACGAGCAGTCCCAGGATAGAGGACGCCCTCCGCGAGGCGATCATAACCGAACCCGGCGTGATTCTCGACGACGCCGACCTGATGCGTGCGCTCATGGCCGCGAACGAACGGGCGATGGGAGAGAACATCGTCGACCTGCGCGGGATCGCGATGGAGCGGCTCGAGCGCCGCCTCGACCGGCTGGAAGACACCCACCGGTCGGTGATCGCGGCGGCCTACGAGAACCTCGCCGGAACCAACCAGATCCACAGGGCAGTGCTCAAGCTGCTCGACCCCGACGATTTCGCGACGTTTCTCGAGATGATCGAAACCGAACTGGCCGAGATCCTGAGGGTGGACTGCGTGCGGCTGGTGCTGGAATCGCGTCTCGACGAGAACGACCCGTCGATCGCGCGTCTGGGCAAGGTCCTGCGCATCTGCACGCCGGGGTTCATCGACGACTATCTCGACGGGACACGCCGTGCCTCGAACCGGCCGGTCACGCTGCGCCGCGTCGAAAGCGCCAGCGAGCGGATCTATGCAGGCCAAGCGCCTGCCATACGTTCCGAGGCCTGTCTGAAGCTGGACATAGGAACAGGCCGCCTGCCGGGCCTTCTGGTGCTCGGCGCGCGCGACCCGAGCATGTTCGGCGCTCATCAGGGCACCGACCTGCTTGCCTTTCTGGCGGCCACCATGGAGCGGCTCATGCGGCGCTGGCTGCGGTGAGCATGCAGACGCGCGCCGCCCATGAGCAGGATGCGCTGATCAGCCCCGGCGCGCGCGACGCCCTGGAGGCCTGGCTCGCGGCGCAAGGCGCGCTGCACGGCGCCTCGGCAAACACGCTTTCCGCCTATCGGGGGGACGTGGCGGGCTTTCTCGCCTTCGTCGCCGGCCACAAGGGAGGTCATCAGGGTCTCGGCGCGCTGGCGCGCCTCAGCGTGACCGACATGCGCGCCTGGATGGCCCGGACACGCGCGGGGGGGGTCGGTCCCCGATCGCTCGCGCGAAAGCTTTCGGCGGTCAAGGCGTTCTATCGCTGGCTGGCCGAACGGGAGGGCTTCGAGCCCACGGCAGTGCTGTCGACCCGCTCGCCCAAGTTCCAGCGCAAACTGCCGCGTCCGCTGTCCGAAGAGGCCGCCCGCGAGGTCATCGACCGGGTCGAGAGCCGTTCCGACAAGACGTGGGTCGCGGCGCGCGACGTGGCCGTGCTGACCCTGCTCTGGGGGTGCGGGCTGCGGATATCCGAGGCGCTCGGCCTCAGGGCGGGCGATGCGCCGCTGCCTCCGGCGCTGTGCATCCGGGGCAAGGGCGGCAAGGAGCGGATGGTGCCGATCCTGCCCGCCGCACGCGAGGCCGTGGGTACCTATCTCGCACTTTGCCCGCACCCGAGCCAACCCGCAGACCCGCTGTTCAGGGCCCTGCGCGGCGGCGCGCTCAGCCCCCGCACGATCCAGAAGGCGATGGCGGAGGCGCGGATGGCCTGCGGTCTTCCGGCCTCGGCCACGCCGCATGCGATGCGCCACAGCTTCGCCACGCATCTGCTGGACGCCGGCGGCGACCTGCGCGCGATCCAGGAACTTCTGGGCCATGCCTCGCTTTCGACGACACAGGCCTACACCGCCGTCGACACCGCCCGCCTGATGGAAGTCTATCGCAACGCGCATCCCCGGGCGTGAGAGTGTCGCGACCCGAGCGAGCCCCCGGATTTCCTTTTGCATCCGGTTAACCTTTCCTTCAAGAACGCCCGCATGTCGCTTCGTCTCAAAGCCCTTCTCGTCCACCTCCTCACGGCAACAGGTGCGGTCTTCGCGATGCTCGCGATGCTGGCGGCGGTGGACGCCAAGTGGGATCTGATGTTCCTCTGGCTGGTCGTCGCGTTCGCCGTGGACGGCATCGATGGCCCCCTCGCGCGGCGCTATGACGTCAAGGTCAACTCGCCGCTTTTCGATGGCGTCCTTCTGGACCTCATCATCGACTACCTGACCTATGTCTTCATCCCCGCCTTCGCGCTTTTCCGGTCCGGCCTCATGGACGGCTGGAGCGGCTGGGTCGTGATCATCATCATCACCTTCGCCTCGGCGATGTATTTCGCGGACACGCGGATGAAGACAAAGGACAATTCCTTTGCCGGCTTTCCGGGATGCTGGAACATGCTGGTCCTCGTGCTCTTCGCACTCAAACCCGGCTGGGCCACCTGTCTCGTGGTCGTCACGCTGCTGGCAGCCGCCATGTTCACGAACCTCAAATTCGTCCACCCGGTCAGAACCGAGCGCTGGCGCGCAGTGACGTTGCCGATGGCACTTGCATGGACCTTCTTTGCCGGCTGGGCGGCCTGGGTGGACTTCCACCCCGAAAGCTGGGCCCACTGGGGACTTGTGTTCACCAGCCTCTATCTGCTGCTTGTCGGCATTGCCCAGCAGCTCATCCCTGTCCGCAGCCCTGACAGCGCCGCGCTTCGCTGACCGGGTAAAATAGGAACAGGCGTTCCGGAAGCGGACCGGTATTCCGTTCTCGGAAACGAAACCGGCGGGATGAAGGAAAACCGTTCCGGAACGACGGGCCTTCATGGAACGGGCTGATGTCCACGGATGTTGATTTCCCGATGCCGAAAGAGCATCTCTGCGCGGATTCGCAATCGAGGTTCCACCATGCTGCTCGAGTCTCTTGATCTCGGCGTCGAAGCGCCAACCGTCCAGCTCCTGCTTGGCCTTCTGCTGGGGCTGACCTTCGGCATAGCGGCGCAGTGGTCCCGTTTCTGTCTGCGCCGCGCCATCGCGGGCGAACCGGCGGAACGCCGCAGCGCGGCTGGCGTGTGGGCGGCGGGTTTTGCCGTCGGCATCCTGGCATTGCAGTTGCTGACACTGGGAGGACTTGTCGACCTTGGCGGGCACCGCTGGCTGTCGCCAGACCTGCCGATAATCGCGCTTGTGCTGGGCGGTATCGCATTCGGCGTCGGCATGGTCCTGACCCGCGGCTGCATCTCGCGCCTGACGGTCCTGTCGGCGGCGGGCAACCTGCGCGCGGCCATCGTGGTCACGCTTTTCGCGATCGTGGCCCATGCGACGCTCAAGGGGGTCCTTGCGCCGCTCCGCACGACGCTGACGGCCTACACCCTGCCCTCCCCCGTGGCGTCGCTGGCCGAACTGCCCGGAGGCCCGCTGGTCTGGGCGCTGGTCCTGGCCGCTCCGGCCCTGGTCTTCGCGCTGCGCTCGGACGTGCGCATTTCCCAACTGCTGCTCGGAGGTCTCATCGGGCTGCTCGCTGCATTTGGCTGGGCCGCGACCTCCGTGCTGCTGCTTGACGATTTCGACCCGCAGCCGGTACAGAGCCTCGCCTTTACCCTGCCGTGGAGCGACGGGCTGTTCTGGACCATCGCGTCAACCTCGATCCAGCCGGGTTTCGGCGTCGGACTGATCGGCGGCACATTGGGCGGCGCATTCCTTTCCGCCGCTTTTCGGGGTGAGCTGAGGCTTGAGAGCTTCCAGTCTCCCGCGCAGACCCTGCGTTACGCGTCGGGCGCACTTCTGATGGGTGTCGGCGGCGTGCTGGCCGGTGGCTGCTCGGTCGGAGCGGGTCTGTCGGGCACCGCCACGCTGTCGGTCGCAGCGCTTGTCGTCCTGCTTTCCATCGTCGCCGGGGCCAAGGCGGCGCAGCTTGCCTTGGGACGGTCTTCCGCGCAGGGCAAGCCGCTGCCCGTCTGACGCATCAGATCAGCAGGCCTGCCGCCCTTTCGTGACACAGGAGCGCGACCTTGGTCTCGATACCCCGACCTCCGGAATAGCCGGTGAGACCGCGTGCGCCCAGCACCCGGTGGCAGGGGATGATCACCGGAATCGGATTGGCACCGCAGGCCTGACCCACCGCCTGCGGCGTGACGCCCAGTTCCTTCGCGATCTCGCCATAGGTCCGGGTTTCACCATAGGGGATGGCGGCGATGGCGTCGCACACATCCCGCTGGAAATCCGAGGCATCCACCCTGAGGGGCAGTTCGAAGGCCTCGCGCTCACGCGCAGCATATTGAGCGATCTGCCGGGCGGCTTCGCGCAGGACCTCCGTCTCGTCATCCCCAGGTGCACTGCCCCACGTCACGCGAACGATTGCGCCGTCCTCGTCGAACAGGCGCAGGGTGCCGAAAGGGCTGAGGACAGAAACATGCGGCATGCAGTCAGCTTGCACGGACCGGCACACTGCGCCAAGCCGTATCTTGCGCCTTCCCGCAGGCAGGCGACGGCCCCGCGGGGCCGCCTCGCTCAATCCCGGGTCAATCCTCGCTCAGGGCTTCGTCGCAGCGTTCGCAGACGCCCGCGTGCGAATGGGTCCCCACATCCGGCAGCACCTTCCAGCAACGTGCGCATTTCTCGCCCTCCGCCTTCGAGAAGACCACCGCGACCCCCTGGCCCTCGGGAAAGGTGAAGGCGGTTTCCGGCGCTGCGCCATCCGTCACGGTGATCTGCGAGGTGATGCAGATGTCCTGGAATGGCAATGCCTGCAGAGTCTCGCGTAGGACCGGCTCGGAGACATGCACGACCGGCGCCGCCTCCAGCGACGCGCCGATCACCTTCTCGGTGCGCGCCACTTCCAGCGCCGCCGTCACCACCCGCCGCGCCGACCGGATCCCCGCCCAGCGGGCCGCGAGATCGGAATCGCGCCATTCCGCCGGGGTGTCGGGGATGTCCTGAAGATGCACCGACCCTTGCTCGTCGGGATAACGCGACAGCCAGACATCCTCCATCGTGAAGACAAGGATCGGCGCCAGCCAGGTCGTCAGGCGGTGGAACAGCAGGTCGAGCACCGTGCGCGCCGCGCGCCGCTGCGCGGTGTCGCCATCGCAATAAAGCGCATCCTTGCGGATGTCGAAATAGAAGGCCGACAGATCGACGGTCGCGAAGGTGAAGACCGCCTGGAACACCTCCTGGAAGTCGAACCGCGCGTAGCCGTCGCGCACCTTTTCGTCGAGTTCTGCCAGCCGGTGCAGCACCCAGCGCTCGAGCTCGGGCATGTCGGAAGGGTCGACCCGGTCGGCTTCCGAAAAATCGCCCAGCGATCCGAGCAGGAAGCGCAGCGTGTTGCGCAGGCGGCGATAGCTGTCGGCCACCCCTTTCAGGATCTCCGGCCCGATGCGCTGGTCGACGGTGAAATCGGTCTGCGCCACCCAGAGCCGCAGGATATCGGCCCCGTACTGCTGCACCACCTTGTCGGGCGCGATGATGTTGCCCAGCGACTTGGACATCTTCATGCCCTTCTCGTCAAGCGTGAAGCCATGGGTCACGACGTTGCGATAGGGCGCGCGGCCCATCGTCCCGCAGGCTTGGAGCAGCGAGGAGTGGAACCATCCCCGGTGCTGGTCGGTCCCTTCCATATAGACATCCGCGATGCCGTCCTCGGTGCCGTCCTCGCGGTCGCGCAGCACGAAGGCATGGGTGGAGCCGCTGTCGAACCAGACGTCGAGAATGTCGAAGACCTGATCGTATTCGGCCGGATCCAGTTCGGTTTGCGTCTTGGGATCGACGACCCCCGAAAGGAAGCGCTCCTTCGCGCCGTCCTTGTACCAGGCGTCGGCCCCTTCAGCCTCGAACGCCTCGAGGATGCGCGCGTTGACCTCGTCATTGCGCAGCAGATAATCCGCATCGTCGTGGCGGGCACCGACCTTCGTGAAGCAGGTCAGCGGCACGCCCCAGGCCCGCTGGCGCGAGAGCACCCAGTCGGGGCGGACTTCGATCATCGAATAGAGGCGGTTGCGCCCCGATTTCGGCGTCCATTGCACCAGCTCGTCGATGGAGCGCAGCGCGCGTTCGCGGATCGTCTCTCCATAGCTGTCCTGCCCGTCCCCCACGGCGCGGTCGATCGCCGCGAACCATTGCGGGCGGTTCAGACGGATGACCGGCGCCTTGGAGCGCCAGCTGTGCGCGTCGGAGATGGTGATGCGCTTCCGGGCAAGCAAACCGCCGACCGCAATCAGCCTGTCAATAACTGCGGCATTTGCCTTACCGGGCTTACCGTTATTCTCAACGACCTTTAGCCCGCCGAAGAATTTTAGATCTTCACGAAAACTCGAGTCATTGAGGACGTTGTAGGTCATCGGGAGGCTGTATTCGCGACCCAGTTGATAGTCATCATCCCCATGACTTGGAGCGGTGTGAACGAAGCCTGTACCCGCGTCTGCGGTGACATGGTCGCCCGGCAGGAGCGGAACGTCGAAGTCCCACTCCCGATGTTCTTGATCTGCCCCGCGGAAAGGATGTGCGCAAACCAAATTAAGGCTTCTTATCTCGTCGGGGGTAAAGCTTTGAATCAGGGAAAGTCGAACGCCGGCAGCGTCCGCGAAGTCCTCCGCAAGCTTAGATGCAATCAGAACCTTGTCGCCACGCTTAGGCTCTCTGTCGACGTGCTCAACAGACTCAACCTCAAACAATTCGTAGGTGTCTGAAAATGACGATGTCCCGTAAGCGATAGCGCGGTTCGACGGGATCGTCCAAGGCGTAGTTGTCCATATGACCACCGAAGCGCCTTCGAGTTCTGGAGCTTCCAGCGAATTACGGTGCGTGGAACGTGCGTCTTTGATTTGTCCTGCTAAGGTCTGCCTATCAGCGAGGATTGGAAATCTAACCCAGATCGCGTCGGTCTGGCGGTCGTGGTATTCCACCTCCGCCTCGGCCAGCGCGGTCTTCTCGACCGGCGACCACATCACCGGCTTGGAGCCCTGATAGAGCGTCCCGTTCATCAGGAACTTCTGGAATTCCTCCGCGATCACCCGCTCGGCGTGGAAATCCATCGTGAGGTAGGGCTTGTCCCAGGTCCCGGTGATCCCCAGCCGCTTGAATTCCTCGCGCTGGATATCGACCCAGCCTTCGGCGAACTTGCGGCATTCCTGGCGGAAGTCGACGACGTCCACGTCGTCCTTGTCGCGCCCCTTGGCCCGGTACTGTTCCTCGATCTTCCACTCGATCGGCAGCCCGTGGCAGTCCCAGCCCGGCACATAACGCGCATCAAAGCCCATCATCTGGTGCGAGCGGACGATGAAATCCTTGATCGTCTTGTTCAGCGCGTGCCCGATGTGCAGGTGCCCGTTGGCATAGGGCGGCCCGTCATGCAGCGTGAAGGGCTTGCGCCCCTGCTTTTCCCGCAGCCGGTCGTAGACCCCGAGCTTTTCCCAGCGCGCCAGCCATTCGGGTTCGCGCTGCGGCAGGCCCGCGCGCATCGGAAAGTCGGTCTTCGGCAGGTTCAGCGTGTCTTTGTAATCAAGCTTGTCGGTCGTCTCGGCGCACATCGGTTGCGTCCCTCGTCTCGTCTTCTGGATTCATGAAATCGGTCGGTGCGAGCGGCTCGAACACCTTGGCCCGGCGTCTCGCGTCTCAGAGCGCCGGGGACGTAATTCGGATAATGATGGCTGCGGGGCATCGCATGCCCGCGCTTATAGGCGGCACCCCTTTCCGGAACAAGCCAAAACGCCGTCCGACCCGGCCATGAAGCGCGCCCCGGCCACCGGGTTCTCCACCAGGCGCTTGCCGCTCGGCGCGCGCGCTCCGTACCGACCGGACCGGACCCGGCGAGCCGGCGTCACTCGGTCCTGTTGCGGTCGAAAAGACCGGTGAGGCTGCGTTTGACGATGTCGCGGACCCGGGGCCGCGGGCGATAGGCGAAGGGAACGGGCCGGCAGACTTCGAGCGCGGCGACGCCGACCCGCGCGGTCAGCGCGCCGTTGACCAGGCCCTCACCGAAGCGCCGCGAGAGTCTGGCAAGGACGGTGCCGCCGAGGATCGGCTCGAGCATGTCATCCCCCGCCGCGACTGCGCCGGTGGCGACAAGATGCGTCATCACCGCGCGCGCAAGCCGCCAGTTGCCGAGAGTGCCGGAGCGCCCGCCATAGATCTCGGCCACGCGCCGGATCATCCGGAGGTTGGAACTGAGTGCCGCCGCGACGTCCGCGAAGGCCAGCGGCACCAGTGCGGTGACGGCCGCCACCTGCCGCGCGGCTGCCTCGACCTCGCGCGTTGCCATCGTATCGAGCGGGCCGAGCAGTTCGGCCTCGGCAAGCCCCATGAGCCCCGCGGCATCAAGCTGGTCGCCCTTCAGCGACGTGAAGCGGTCTCGCCCCCAGCGCAGTTCCTCACGATGGCCGTAAAGGGATTCCAGCCGGTCCGTGACCGCGCGCGCCGCCTTGAGATCGCCCGAAACCAGTGCGGCGTCGGCCTCGCGCCGGATGCTGTCGATGCGCGCCAGACGTCCGAATCCCGCGATCTCGCGCGCGGCCAGCAGCAGGACCACCACCAGAAAGGCCGCGATCAGGGCCGTCACCGCGTAGCCCAGCAGCGGATAGCTTGCGATCAGCCCGGTGACGAAGCTCCATGCCGCGATCGAGACGATGGTTCCCACAAGCGCCGATGCAAGCCCCCAGAACCACTTGCCCAGCCGCGAGCGCCGATGCGCCGCAAGCCTCGCGGCAATCTGCATCGCCTCGCCGCGCGGCGCCGGGAGTTCGGTATCCGGCACCGGCGGCGCGTCTGCGACAGTGACGTCGGGCTGCTCGCCCTCCACTTCGAAAAGGACCGGACCCCTAGCCATTCGCGCGCTCCCGTTGCCATTCAAGCCGTACATCGGGCAGCTGCGCATCGTTCAGCCGACCGTCGCTGCGCGAGACTTCGACGAAGCCGTTGCGCCGGTAGAAGCGCAGCGCCTTCGCATTGCGCTCGAAACTCCAAAGCCCGAGGCGCGGCGACTCTGTCTTGGCGGCCTCCAGCAATGCGGTGCCGATGCCGCGCGACTGGGCCTGCGGGACGAGGTAGAGCCCGTGGATCTCGGCTTCATCGCGCGCCAGAAAGCCAACGACCCGCGCGCCCTCGCGCGCCACTTTCACCCATCCCGCGTCGATCATGTCGCCTGCAAAACGAACTTCCTCGGCGCGGCTGTGAATCCGCGGGAGCCAGGGCAGCGCATCGTTGGCTGCCGACAGCACCTCTCCCACGGCGCCCGCGTCGAGCACCCGCGCGCGCGAGATCACCACCCCGATCAGAGCCTGTCCCCCAGCAGGAACTGCGCGGCCCTGTCGAGCCTTATGTGCGGCGGACCGTCACCCGGGCGCAAGGTCAGCGGCGCCGGCGCGAAGCTCATCACGCGGTAATCCTCGTCAAGCCAGGCCTGCGCACCGCTGCGTGCCGGATTCAGCAGGTGGCTCGGGTCGTGCGGCAACTCGCCGGCGTAGAAAGCGGCGGGCTTGCCGGTCTCGAGCAGCGTTCCGCGCACCACATCAAGCGTCCCGCCCTCATGCGCGCGGGTTTCCTCGGTGGTGGCCCGCAGCGATGCGATCGACATGGCGGCGGTCTGTGCGCCGGCGAACCTGGCCCGGTCGCCGGCTTCCCGCAGCAGCGCCGTCATGACCGCCGTCAGGCGTTCGTGCTGGGTATGATGCAGGTGATCCGCCTTGGTCGCGGCAAAGAGGATCTTCTCGACCCGCCGCCCCATGAACAGCCTTCCGAGAAAGGCGTTTCGCCCGGGCCGGAACGCGCCGAGGATGTCCGCCATCGCCGCGCGCAGATCCTCGACCGCCCTGGGGCCCTTGTGGATCGCCCCCAGGGCGTCGACCAGCACGACCTGCCGGTCGATCCGGGCGAAATGATCGCGGAAGAACGGCTTGACCACCTGCCGCTTGTAGGCCTCGTAGCGCCGCTCCATCTCGCGGCGCAGCGAACCGCGCG encodes:
- a CDS encoding primosomal protein N', encoding MLKPSFPSLQSGEVVLGVPQFHEPGALVSVLTTQPLDRPLDYKAPEYGCRTGDFVEVPLGPRKVPGVVWGPGQGDFDLARIRSVLRVFDVAPMRDEMRSFLLRAAEYTLTPLPAMLRLATRVPDLGGAPAMRRVYRRGPAEPDRMTDARRKVLEALSDYGDLAFTLHELAEAAGVSGSVIKGLVAQGAVLEEESPRDLPYPRLSADGGGKALTNEQQEAAARLQEAVRSGGYGTTLLRGVTGSGKTEVYLEAVAACLGQGRQSLVLLPEIALTAEFLTRVEERFGARPAEWHSGATMTERRRIWKMVGEGNVQLVIGARSALFLPFRDLGLIVVDEEHDNSYKQEEGVLYNARDMAVLRASICGAQVVLASATPSLESWVNAQNGKYARLDLTSRFGTAVLPEMGCIDMRGEDLPSDRWISSVLQAEVGKRLAAGEQAMLFINRRGYAPVTLCRACGHQVGCDHCDARMVEHRFQKRLVCHQCGETKPVPAVCPSCQAEGKLAAIGPGVERLGEEAAALFPQARIATLSSDMYGSARALKAEIEGIAAGSADIVIGTQLVAKGHNFPLLTLVGVIDADLGLQGSDLRAAERTFQLMRQVAGRAGRADRPGQALLQTYQPEHPVMRAIVGGDEQAFWAAEAREREAAGVPPYGRLAGIVLSSPDAALAFDAGNRLARHDEALRSVGAQVFGPAPAPIARIRGRHRVRLLVKARKDVPLQDAISRWIAPLRVRGDLRLAVDIDPQSFF
- the fsa gene encoding fructose-6-phosphate aldolase — protein: MKFFVDTAEIDAIRELNDLGMVDGVTTNPSLIMKSGRDIREVTKEICDLVDGPVSAETVALDSDGMISEGRKLAEIAPNITVKVPLTWDGLKACKVLSGEGKMVNVTLCFSANQALLAAKAGATFISPFIGRLDDIHIDGMELIQDIRTIYDNYGFETQILAASIRSVNHVQEAALIGADVMTAPPEVIRKLAGHPLTDKGLEQFLADWKKTGQTIV
- a CDS encoding phosphatidylcholine/phosphatidylserine synthase, coding for MSLRLKALLVHLLTATGAVFAMLAMLAAVDAKWDLMFLWLVVAFAVDGIDGPLARRYDVKVNSPLFDGVLLDLIIDYLTYVFIPAFALFRSGLMDGWSGWVVIIIITFASAMYFADTRMKTKDNSFAGFPGCWNMLVLVLFALKPGWATCLVVVTLLAAAMFTNLKFVHPVRTERWRAVTLPMALAWTFFAGWAAWVDFHPESWAHWGLVFTSLYLLLVGIAQQLIPVRSPDSAALR
- a CDS encoding YeeE/YedE family protein; translated protein: MLLESLDLGVEAPTVQLLLGLLLGLTFGIAAQWSRFCLRRAIAGEPAERRSAAGVWAAGFAVGILALQLLTLGGLVDLGGHRWLSPDLPIIALVLGGIAFGVGMVLTRGCISRLTVLSAAGNLRAAIVVTLFAIVAHATLKGVLAPLRTTLTAYTLPSPVASLAELPGGPLVWALVLAAPALVFALRSDVRISQLLLGGLIGLLAAFGWAATSVLLLDDFDPQPVQSLAFTLPWSDGLFWTIASTSIQPGFGVGLIGGTLGGAFLSAAFRGELRLESFQSPAQTLRYASGALLMGVGGVLAGGCSVGAGLSGTATLSVAALVVLLSIVAGAKAAQLALGRSSAQGKPLPV
- a CDS encoding DUF484 family protein → MTSSPRIEDALREAIITEPGVILDDADLMRALMAANERAMGENIVDLRGIAMERLERRLDRLEDTHRSVIAAAYENLAGTNQIHRAVLKLLDPDDFATFLEMIETELAEILRVDCVRLVLESRLDENDPSIARLGKVLRICTPGFIDDYLDGTRRASNRPVTLRRVESASERIYAGQAPAIRSEACLKLDIGTGRLPGLLVLGARDPSMFGAHQGTDLLAFLAATMERLMRRWLR
- a CDS encoding tyrosine recombinase XerC, producing MQTRAAHEQDALISPGARDALEAWLAAQGALHGASANTLSAYRGDVAGFLAFVAGHKGGHQGLGALARLSVTDMRAWMARTRAGGVGPRSLARKLSAVKAFYRWLAEREGFEPTAVLSTRSPKFQRKLPRPLSEEAAREVIDRVESRSDKTWVAARDVAVLTLLWGCGLRISEALGLRAGDAPLPPALCIRGKGGKERMVPILPAAREAVGTYLALCPHPSQPADPLFRALRGGALSPRTIQKAMAEARMACGLPASATPHAMRHSFATHLLDAGGDLRAIQELLGHASLSTTQAYTAVDTARLMEVYRNAHPRA
- a CDS encoding methylated-DNA--[protein]-cysteine S-methyltransferase, coding for MPHVSVLSPFGTLRLFDEDGAIVRVTWGSAPGDDETEVLREAARQIAQYAAREREAFELPLRVDASDFQRDVCDAIAAIPYGETRTYGEIAKELGVTPQAVGQACGANPIPVIIPCHRVLGARGLTGYSGGRGIETKVALLCHERAAGLLI